The following is a genomic window from Strix aluco isolate bStrAlu1 chromosome 3, bStrAlu1.hap1, whole genome shotgun sequence.
aggagttgaaatTGCTCTggccttgccagggtgtgttgtatgtggagctgaccTGTTCACGCAGAGTCCTCCCCGAGCTCCACTGCTATCCTGTCCCTTGTTCTGACggaactttcttctgtgttagttTTTCAAGATGCTGgaataggatttggggtttttgtttttcaggtgtgttgttGTCAGCATCTTCTGATGCTCGACGGGTTCCCCCCGGGCCAGGTTTCTCTGGCAGCCGCTAACCCCCTGACCACGGGGCCAGCCCTGTGTCGCTGCCACGGCACAAATATACCCCAAGCACCCTGATTCAGGGTCTGAAacgggagggaaaaaaaccagggtttttttggaaaaaaaacttcAATTTGGGGCTCCTGGGAAAGCCAAACCTGCCTGGAGTGGtgcagctggaaagcagaaaacccaccattttcatgcacaaaaccaaaaatcaccaattttgatgttgtggagaagtgctgaaaaaaaataaaattgaatattttggaaaagcaaaaaacccgATTTTTGTattgcagaaaagcaaataaaaaccccagaCCCAATTTGGGGAAAATCTGGGGTGAGACGGTGGCTGTTTGAGGGGCATTGCTGGGGGTTCTCTGGTGTGGATTATCCGGTGAGGGTCAGTTCTCCAGAGTGGATCATCTGTTGGGGTTGTCCCAGGTGAGTGATCTGCTGCAGGTTATCCCGGGTGGACTCCCTGGTGCGGGTCATCCCCACCCGTGTCCCCCCACGCGCGTTTCTACCCACACACAGACCCCGCTGCCGTGTCTGCCccaggttccccccccccccccaccccgcgtgaggttttttccccccacaaaaggtgggtgtgtggtggttttttcttttattaaactatttgtatctcaacccatgagttttctcacgtTCCCCTTCCCGTTCTTTCCCCGTCCCGCTGGTGGGGGGTGTGAGTGAGcggttgtgtggtgctcagtgtccagctgggctcaaaccatgacatgagGTGagttgccagccctgcccggctgaTGCTTTAGTCTCTCCTTGTTACTGCCACCATCCCGATGGGCCGTCCTcgttcttcactgctgctttctagtgCCTGTTGCTCTGTAAGCAGCAGTGCTCACGCTGTGCCCGCAGACCCGTCTGCCGACCTCTGGGACGTAACTCTGCCAAAGAGAAAGAGCTAAACGGCCCCGGCACAACCTGCAGCCGTTCTGCCTCTGAAGGGACCCGccggcccttctcctgccccttcctctgcccagctgggctgggaaagTACGGTTGTTGCAGAAGCTGCTACACACCCTGGGGTTCCTTCTTAGGTTCCTTCTGTCGGCTTtgccctgtgtctgggctgccgaGGCCATCAACTGCGCGTGGGACACAGGCAGTCTGGAGAACTTTAGCCCaagtccttcctctcccctttgggcAGCAGCGGTTCTGCCGCTGCTACAGGCAGCCGCTTTCTCGGGGGCGAGGGGCTGGTACGCCAACAGGCCGCTGCCCGCTCCAGTCAGAGGAAGAGGCTGTTCTCCGGGCACCGGGCGCAGGGCAAGCGGAGGGACGTTCTGCGCTGCCGATGGCTCTTCCCGAGGGAGCTGTGCTCTGGTTTTAGCAGAAAAAGGTGTCGGTCCCAGGCAGCCGCGTATGGCTGTGCACAGCTATTTGGCCGGTGTCTTGCTTGTTCGAGTAAAGGCATATTTCTTGCCTTGCAGTCCTGCTGACAGGTCAGACGTCCGAGTTACAAAAGCCTTTTGCCATCAAAGCAAGATGACCGCTCGATTTCCACCAGCACTGTATGTCAGCTGTGTTGCTAGCTGAAAACGGCTGGCAGGCCAGGAGATAGCTAGAGGGGTCTCAATTAAAGAAAGCGAGGGTTGAAGTGCGTGTTTTAAGGAGGTGAATCAGGCAGCCGAAGGCACTGAGCTGCTCGCCTGACCCAGTGGCAGAAGAGCCCCTCCAGCCGACCAAGTATTGCGTGttgcaggcagcaaagtgctCGCTGGCGGGAGCGGCAAGGAGCACGGGGCTCCGCGGCTGCCCGGAGCAAAGACGGACCCTCCCGGGCTCTGCGGTCCCCTGCTGAGGACATCTCCCAGCCCAacgggcctctctgctttccctgccgcCCGGCTCGCTGCGcgctggagggcaggctggggaggaacttTGTGCGGCGTCTCTTCTCGAAGGGAcaggccctgcccagggagctTCGTGTGGATGccgggggaggagagcagagcaccggtagcccagaggtgaggaaaggtgcaaacagccccgcagagcccgcggGTCCCCAGGGTGTCATCGCTGCTGTGCAGCTCCGCCGCTGGCACCGGCTCTGCTCGGCCGTGCTGTTTGCTGTGAGTGCAGCCGCCCCCCTGGCACAAAGCAGCTTTCCGTCTGTGCCCTGCTGCCTTCAGCACCCGCTGTGCTGCCGCCGGGGTGAAAACTCTCTCTGCAGTGTCtgctgccggcgctgccggggccggggaacgCGAGCCCTGTCCGCCCGGGGAGCAGTTGCCGCGTTGGGATGGTAGAAGGGGGCTGCTGCGGGCGTCATTTCTGCTGCCGGGAACTGCTCCGAGGGGCGGGATGGGGCGATGGCGCCGCCCGGCGGGCAAATGTCGGTActgcagcgcggggccgggctggcggaGCGGCGCGGCTGTTTGCCGTGTTCTGTGCTGCCACCCTGTGGTTAAagacgggtactgcagcccgggGTCATGCTCGGGAAGTGCCGCCCTCCCTCCGTGCGCGCTGTCGGTGGGTGCTCGGAGCGCAAAGCGCGGAACGGCAGCGCCGGTGCCGCCCGTGAACAAGTGCCGAGGGCGATCTACGGCAATAACggtcagtgctgctgcctcttgccctcttccagaggctgcactgaGGATACGCTGCCTGGCATTAATCCCGGCGCTGCTCGCTAGAGTtaccgcggggagggggggagcgtgggccgggctggaggagccccaggggcgggcagtgaggctgcgggcagcggccctTCCCCgtccggggcggtgctggaggaggagccggtgcgagccgcgggagcagcagagagaaggtgagcggggccgcgcggtcggTCGCCAGGCGGCTGCCGGGTAAAGCCGCGACGGGGGGGCCGCGCGGTGCGGCGGAaccggcggcagaagccgctccgggtcggggccgggcggcggcggcgcttcccggggccgcgcggggccgggcttCCGGGTGCGTGGGCGACGGGCGGGCGCTGTAGTCACGTGAGCGGGGCTTCCGGTCGGCCCTGTTGGCTccccggggcacgccgggagctgtagtttttgcgcactcggctgcccggcagctgcgtcgctcccggccgcgcgcggcacggcacagtcctcgctaccggcgcggccccgcggcgcagcgcgaggggcggttttgtggcgggttcgtgcggtttcccgcgggctgcccgcggctcccccaggaccggtgtgcccgtgccccggcagtgcgcatgcgcggtggctGCTCCCGGAAGTGCCGCAATCCCCAAGCGCTTCCCAAAGCTGCCCGTGCGTCTCTGGGAGTGCAGGGCTGTGGAGTGGCTGCATtctccccccccaccaccccccccccacccctcggcatcgcccgtggggactgcggagggggtcagagagcagacggggtgagctgtgccgtgggccagaaatggaggcaacgttttgccttcctgggacttgagaacagacgcgtgtggctgattgaggggctcTGAAACAGatggagttgtgtggctttgggctcagaaacagaggtcaagtcgtgcattttttggacttgagaagaggctcagcaggcaggtttttgggctcatAAAGAGACACTAAGgcagctggtttgggggccaaaagcagaatgcagtttggctggttttgcaggcaggtgagaggtggaggggtgtgggagggccctgggggctgcgggggaaaggagggggtgggtgtcggggtggcatgggaccccgaagcttgggaggccggcgtgcaccaggccaaactccacgtctgcggtgactggcagctctctgtcttgcaggtgatggagaggaacctggtgaatgcgggagcatcccagtgagatgatgtgctcctgatgaggatggattctggagcgtgctctctgaaaggtaagtcaaggggcaaaagccgtgggtagggtggggccagcagaggctctaccattcagggctgtggagagggctatttaggcttccttaagtctgtgggaagagagcagggtctgtcccacaggacgtgcatgttctggcctgtgtcaGTGTCCTTGTGtcatttgtggtgtctgtgttctgtcttgtatGCGGTGCCTTCCCCCCGTCTCTGTGGTGCCCCGTGGGCTCTCTGCACGGGACACGCACCTTGGTAGGTGTCCATGGGGTCTGTGATGCCTTGCTGCGCGGTGGGACGTGGAAGGTGGGGCTCCGGCCACGTGCGATCTACAGCAATAATGGTCAGtgctgtttctttccctcttccagaggccGTGCTGAGGCTGCGCTTGTCTGTTCCTGCCCTGGGGTGCTGTTGACTGCGCCCACCTCGGGCTtgtgtggggtgtctctgcccGGCCTTGTGCTTCTCACGGCACGGGGGCAAAAAGGGACAGGCGGAGCCCTTCCCGGCTGTGGACAGCGGACAGGAGCTGCCgcggctgaagctggagagaccagagaaagcggaagaaagagaaaatcaagaCCATCTgtgcagcacccgcctcccagtgcaggaagagagagcctgcctctctgcgtgaggaaggagccctcttcacagtcagACCGCCAGCGTGCACCcagggtctgcgtgcgtcaccccaagcgCGGTACGGCCGCGTAGTGCACGAGCAAGCGAGGCTGCGTGTGTCGGAAGCCTGGTCTTGTAAGAggtgagagacacccgcgtattcttttagggtgaggacagccaggcgactggagtttcagaagaagaagaggggcaggaggaaggaaggagaaagaagcatctgacccgtcaaattctcccggcagtgccgagaacgagagctgcggtgagtcctggGCCTTCAGGGCCCTGTCACACGTCTTGTGCATCCCGGTCCTTTCCTGCCCGTCACCTGGACCtcttttttccatgctgctgttatttctgccgCCCCCGCCCCTTTCCTAGACCTCTcctcttctttattcttctgtcctgctcccccttcctttctcactttctctctcttgtcctactgctcccttttctcatttctctctgtgcttttgtcctgcctctccctcctttttttcatcttccatctCTGCGCTTAGTGTCgtcgctttttaaattttcattctacgtCTTTTAGTTTGCTGTCGCTATTTCGTGTTTCCTTAGCGCTgccgctttttaaattttcttttctgtgcctctgttctaGTTCAGTATCCCTGtgtgatcattttttcctttatttcaccaatgcctgttgcttttaaaatgttctttttcccttcagtgtctttttagtgagtttttctctttccttaatgccctctctgtctttttaaatcgTCCCCTCTTTTGTTCGCTGTGGCTACTTTTTAGTTCCAGGgcgtggttggaccagatgacctgcaagagttcccttcccacctcaaaccGTTGTGCAGTTCTGGAGTCACAGCTGTCACATCCAGGGCGGTGAGCTACCACAGGCGTGAGAAAGTTGCCCCAGGCTTCAAGGCCATCCCGAGCGCCTGCTGCTTTACTCCGGCCGCAGcgctcctgaagaagaggagaaggtaatTTTGCAGTGGTCAGGGCTTTTAGGGCTCAGTGGTCGTGCTCAGTGGGTTGCGTGGTTGGGTGGTTTGAAGGGACAGTCCGAGAGGGCATCTGAAATGcccttgcagggtggagggaggcaggaaagcggggggggggggggtttagaGCTGGCAAGGgactgccccgggctggggggtgGTGTGCCCGTGGGTGCCagtacctcagctgctgtgtcGGCATTGCGGGAGCCGTGGGGGTCGTGGACTttactctgcctccccccagaaagctctggctgacgaagttatgccacaacagagactgcagccgtcagcaccacgggatgctgataatgaccagcacaggcctcgctgtactgtcgttttccctgctgcttgcaGTGGATCTGCAGTGGCCTTTGATTCGCAGAAGAAGACTCTACaaatggagttataaagcaggtatgttttactccggccggggtgcaaggggatttctccacaaaccttgcacaccaccagcacattttaccaaaacgttacagagtgtggatacacttattcactggattacataacacaaacatacatatgcatgagtaaggctgggttagttctagaggctggtgtca
Proteins encoded in this region:
- the LOC141921650 gene encoding uncharacterized protein LOC141921650 — its product is MAPPGGQIRVLQPGVMLGKCRPPSVRAVGGCSERKARNGSAGAAREQVPRAIYGNNVRMRGGCSRKCRNPQALPKAARRSPLHSQTASVHPGSACVTPSAGEDSQATGVSEEEEGQEEGRRKKHLTRQILPAVPRTRAAFQGVVGPDDLQEFPSHLKPLCSSGVTAVTSRAVSYHRREKVAPGFKAIPSACCFTPAAALLKKRRRKLWLTKLCHNRDCSRQHHGMLIMTSTGLAVLSFSLLLAVDLQWPLIRRRRLYKWSYKAGMFYSGRGARGFLHKPCTPPAHFTKTLQSVDTLIHWIT